CTCCCAGCTCGTGCGATCCCCGGGTGTCTACTTCGACGAAACGATCGACAAGTCGACCGAGCGTCCGCTGCACTCCGTGAAGGTCATTCCCTCGCGAGGTGCGTGGCTCGAGTTTGACGTCGACAAGCGTGACACCGTGGGCGTGCGCATCGACCGTAAGCGCCGCCAGCCGGTGACCGTGCTGCTTAAAGCCCTGGGTTGGACCACCGAGAAGATCACCGAACGGTTCGGCTTCTCCGAAATCATGATGTCCACTCTCGAATCCGACGGTGTGGCTAACACGGACGAGGCTTTGCTGGAGATTTACCGCAAGCAGCGCCCCGGTGAGCAGCCGACGCGCGATTTGGCGCAGTCACTGCTGGAAAACGCCTTCTTCCGCCCGAAGCGTTACGATCTTGCGCGCGTCGGCCGCTACAAAGTCAACCGCAAGCTGGGGCTCGGCGGCGACCACGAGGGTCTGATGACCCTAACCGAAGAAGACATCGCCACCACGCTTGAGTACCTGGTGCGCCTGCATGCAGGAGAAACTGAGATGACCTCCCCGGAAGGCGAGATCATCCCGATCGGCACCGACGATATCGACCACTTCGGCAACCGTCGCCTGCGCACCGTGGGTGAGCTGATTCAAAACCAGGTCCGTGTCGGCCTGTCCCGCATGGAGCGCGTCGTGCGTGAGCGCATGACCACCCAGGACGCCGAGTCGATCACCCCGACCTCATTGATCAACGTCCGTCCTGTCTCGGCGGCGATCCGTGAGTTCTTCGGCACTTCGCAGCTCTCGCAGTTCATGGACCAGAACAACTCCCTGTCCGGTTTGACCCACAAGCGCCGTTTGTCTGCGCTGGGCCCGGGCGGCCTGTCGCGCGAGCGCGCCGGCATCGAGGTCCGCGACGTTCACCCGTCTCACTACGGCCGCATGTGCCCGATCGAGACTCCGGAAGGCCCCAACATTGGTTTGATCGGCGCTTTGTCTTCTTACGCGCGCGTCAACGCCTTCGGCTTTGTTGAGACGCCGTACCAGAAGGTCAACGACGGCAAGCTGATTGACCAGATCGACTACCTCACCGCTGACGAGGAGGACCGTTACGCCATCGCGCAGGCGGCCACCCCGATGAACGCGGACGGCACCTTGACCAGTGAGCGCATCGAGGTCCGCCTCAAGGACGGCGACATCGGTGTTGTCGGCCCGAAAGGTGTCGATTACCTCGATATTTCTCCGCGCCAGATGGTCTCCGTTGCAACCGCAATGATTCCGTTTTTGGAACACGACGATGCAAACCGTGCGCTGATGGGCGCCAACATGCAAAAGCAGGCTGTGCCCCTGCTGCGCCCGGAGGCCCCGTACGTGGCTACCGGCATGGAGCAGCGCGCCGCCTACGACGCGGGCGACACCGTCATTTCCGCCAAGGCGGGCGCGGTGACCAACGTGACCGGCGACTTCATCACCATCATGGATGATGAGGGTGTGCAGGACACCTACATGTTGCGCACCTTCGAGCGCACCAACCAGGGCACCTGCTACAACCAGACCCCCATCGTTTCCCAGGGCGAGCGCGTTGAAGCTGGCCAGGTCATCGCTGACGGCCCCGGCACCAAGAACGGCGAAATGTCTTTGGGCCGCAACCTCCTAGTCGCGTTCATGGCGTGGGAAGGCCACAACTACGAAGACGCCATCATTTTGAACCAGCGTGTGGTGGAGGAGGACATCCTTACCTCCGTGCACATTGAGGAGCACGAGATCGACGCCCGCGACACCAAGCTCGGCGCCGAGGAAATCACCCGCGAGATCCCGAATGTCTCCGATGAGGTTCTCAAGGACCTTGATGAGCGCGGCATTATCCGCATCGGTGCGGACGTGCGCGACGGCGACATCCTCGTCGGTAAGGTCACTCCGAAGGGTGAGACGGAGCTCACGCCGGAGGAGCGCCTGCTGCGTGCCATCTTCGGTGAGAAGGCCCGCGAAGTGCGCGACACCTCCCTGAA
The Corynebacterium sp. BD556 genome window above contains:
- a CDS encoding DNA-directed RNA polymerase subunit beta, which translates into the protein MLEGPNLAVSHQTMSMANIPGAPQRYSFAKIAEPITVPGLLDVQLESFAWLVGTQEWREREQALRGDNVRVTSGLEDILEELSPIQDYSGNMSLSLSEPRFEDVKYTIDECKDKDINYSAPLYVTAEFINNDTQEIKSQTVFIGDFPLMTDKGTFIVNGTERVVVSQLVRSPGVYFDETIDKSTERPLHSVKVIPSRGAWLEFDVDKRDTVGVRIDRKRRQPVTVLLKALGWTTEKITERFGFSEIMMSTLESDGVANTDEALLEIYRKQRPGEQPTRDLAQSLLENAFFRPKRYDLARVGRYKVNRKLGLGGDHEGLMTLTEEDIATTLEYLVRLHAGETEMTSPEGEIIPIGTDDIDHFGNRRLRTVGELIQNQVRVGLSRMERVVRERMTTQDAESITPTSLINVRPVSAAIREFFGTSQLSQFMDQNNSLSGLTHKRRLSALGPGGLSRERAGIEVRDVHPSHYGRMCPIETPEGPNIGLIGALSSYARVNAFGFVETPYQKVNDGKLIDQIDYLTADEEDRYAIAQAATPMNADGTLTSERIEVRLKDGDIGVVGPKGVDYLDISPRQMVSVATAMIPFLEHDDANRALMGANMQKQAVPLLRPEAPYVATGMEQRAAYDAGDTVISAKAGAVTNVTGDFITIMDDEGVQDTYMLRTFERTNQGTCYNQTPIVSQGERVEAGQVIADGPGTKNGEMSLGRNLLVAFMAWEGHNYEDAIILNQRVVEEDILTSVHIEEHEIDARDTKLGAEEITREIPNVSDEVLKDLDERGIIRIGADVRDGDILVGKVTPKGETELTPEERLLRAIFGEKAREVRDTSLKVPHGETGKVIAVRRFSREDDDDLSPGVNEMIRVYVAQKRKIQDGDKMAGRHGNKGVVGKILPEEDMPFMEDGTPVDIILNTHGVPRRMNIGQVLEVHLGWLAKAGWTVNPDDPANAKLLETLPEHLYDVPPESLTATPVFDGATNEEIAGLLANSKPNRDGDVMVDANGKTKLYDGRSGEPFKYPISVGYMYMLKLHHLVDEKIHARSTGPYSMITQQPLGGKAQFGGQRFGEMEVWAMQAYGAAYTLQELLTIKSDDVVGRVKVYEAIVKGDNIPDPGIPESFKVLLKELQSLCLNVEVLSTDGIPMELSGDDDEFDQAGSSLGINLSRDESTADPA